CACTCCATTGCCGCCTTTTTGTCCAAGCCGAGGAAGCGCGTGGTGTCGTCGATTTTCCTGCCGAGGCACCACGATTCCGAAATAATCGTGAAGTCCGTCGGCTCCTGCACCTCCAAAATCAGGCAGCCCGCGCCGATTGCGTGGACGATTTTCGGACGTATCAGAAACACGTCGCCGACTTTCGGCGTAATTGCGTTCATGCGCTTTTCGAACTCTTCGGGCTTTTCTTCGGCGGCGTCTACGCGCTCCAAAAACTCTTCGGGCGTCATCTTTTCCTTGAAGCCGAAATACAGCTTGGGATTTTCGCGGACGCCGAGCACAAGCCAAGACTCGGTTTTGCCGTAGCCGCTGCCGAAATATTTTTTCGAAAACGGCTTGTCGGGGTGAACCTGCGACGGCAGGCGGATTGCGCTGTCGAGCACTTTCACGAGCACGCCGAAATCTTCCGCGCCGCCGAGAATTTCCTCCCCGCGCGTTTCGAGAAGCTCGGCAAGCGCAATGTCCGTTCCCTCAACAACCGACATTCCCTCGTTCGGCGGGCGGTTGGGCTTTATGGATTTCACGGCGGAGGCAACCCATTCTTCGGGATATTGCCCATCGACTTCCTCGTCGCCGAAGAAATCTCCGAAGAGTTTTCCGCCGCTGTAAAGGCGGTAAACCCTGTTGCGTTTGAAAAAAATCGGGGAGTCTATTTCGTATTTCATGCGCGTAAACTTCGCCCGCAAGTCTATCGGTTTCGGATATTTCGCGCCATAAAAATAAATGGTATGCGCCCGCCGATGTGGTATGCGGAATTTGCGCCGAACGGGCGACTTCAACCCTTTTCCCGACGAGCCGCCGACGGCGTTGTCCCGAAATGCCGCTTGAACGCGCGCGAAAACGCGTACTGGTTTGCGTAGCCGAATTTCTTCGACGTTTCGGCGACTCCCGCGCCGTTTTTTAGCATTTGCATTGCGCCGTCAAGGCGCAGTTTGAGCGAAAGTTTCGCGAAGCTTAGCGAGTACTTCAAGCGGCAGAATTTTTCGAGAGTGTCAGGCGAAACTGCAAGCGATTTCGCCGTCGCCGCCGCCGAGCGGAAACGCGCTTTTCCCGCCGAAATTTTTGCAAGCTCCGTCTCGATTTTGCCCGCTTTTGCGTCGGGGGAGGGCGAGCCGCAGGCGATTCTGCGCATGATTTCGGTTATCGACTGCGCGGTGTTTGCAAGAACGGACGGCGACTGTCTGCCTCTGAAAAGTTCGCACTCGTAGGCGTGAGCAAGGGCGAGCAGGGTTTCGGAGTCGGAAGGGGACTTTTTTACGGATATTTCGGCGCGGCTTTCGTCGAGCCAGTCGGGGGCGATGTGCGCCCAGAGAATCGAGGCGTCGGTTTTTTCGGCGCGTATTTGAAGCAAATCGGTTTCGGGCGGCGCAATCAAAACGTCCCCGCGGGCGAGGACGCCTTTTTTGCCGCCGCCCGAGAATATTAGATTTCCGCTTTCCACAACAAACAATGTTATGAAACGCTGCCTGCTTATTATTTGGCAGTAGCCGCGCGCCTTGTTCGAGAAGCCTATTCGCATGATTCCGCAGCGTTCGAAAAACTTGGGGACCGGTTTCTCGGAACGCTTTATATGCCGCCCCGCATCGCGTTTCAGGAAAGAGTCGGACATCAACAGCGGCGAGCCTTCGAGGTACACGTTTGTGGAGCGTTCCGTCCAGCGGAAGAGGTCGTTGTCTCCGCCGTATTGCCAGACGTATTTGCCGCCGCATTGTTCCGATTGTTCCATGAGGGCGACTATTTTCAAAATCGCCATTCACCGCAAGAAAATATTTTCTTCCGACCGAATCGCGGGCTTGCCGCATTGCGGGAGCATATGAAAACGGCGTCATAGAACTTTGTTTTTTGTAGGATTTGTATGATTAATGTGTTGACGCGTTCGGGGCGCATGGCAGAATTGAACGCAAATTAACGGGGGCGGAGGAATGCCCCGTTTTGTTGTAAAAAAGGCATCTATATGAAGAAATATTATGCAATCTTTGCGGGGGCATTTGCGCTTGCCTGCGCGTCGTGCGTGTCGGGCGTTTTCACGGCGGGCGCGCCGACCGATTTGACTGTCGGCGAATTTTTCGAAAACCCGCTCGGCTATTCGCTTGAATCGCCGTCGTTTTCGTGGCGTTTGCCTGCGGGCGACGGGCAACGCCAGACCGCCTATCGGATTGTTGTTGCGGGCGAGCCGTCGATGTCGGCGGAATCCGTTGTGTGGGATTCGGGCAAGGTTGAATCGGCGCAAAATATAAAAGTGCCGTTCCCCAAAAGCGTGAAGTCGCGCGAAAAGCTTTACTGGAAAGTCCGCTTCTGGAACGCCGACGGCAAGCCGAGCGCGTGGTCTGCCGTCAACCATTTCGAGGCGGGGCTTGACTCCGCCGACTGGCGGGCGAGCTGGCTGTCGTCGTCCGACGAGCCGCAAGCCGCAGACAGAAAGTTCGACTTTCAGGAGCGTCAGGGCGTTCTGAAATACCGCAACGTTCCGCCGGCCTATTTCAGAAAGACTTTCGTGCTGAAAAAGGACGTCAAAAAGGCGCGCCTCTACCTCGCGTGCAGGGGGATTGCAAAGGCGCATGTCAATTCGGAGAAAATCGGCGACGACTATTGGTGCACGGGTTGGACCGAGTACCCGATACGCGTCCAGTCTACAAGCTACGACGTTTCCGAAAACCTCAGACGCGGCGCGA
The Opitutia bacterium KCR 482 genome window above contains:
- a CDS encoding class I mannose-6-phosphate isomerase, whose product is MKYEIDSPIFFKRNRVYRLYSGGKLFGDFFGDEEVDGQYPEEWVASAVKSIKPNRPPNEGMSVVEGTDIALAELLETRGEEILGGAEDFGVLVKVLDSAIRLPSQVHPDKPFSKKYFGSGYGKTESWLVLGVRENPKLYFGFKEKMTPEEFLERVDAAEEKPEEFEKRMNAITPKVGDVFLIRPKIVHAIGAGCLILEVQEPTDFTIISESWCLGRKIDDTTRFLGLDKKAAMECFDFDTFGSDAVKKCAMTPRTLLEKNGVKIERLIGYDDTPCFAVNRFRLTGASAVLPSAPAIYIATDGSGELSWGSKSRKFAKGDYFLLPHKLKGRISVSGNIEFAECLPPRSE
- a CDS encoding helix-turn-helix domain-containing protein, which codes for MAILKIVALMEQSEQCGGKYVWQYGGDNDLFRWTERSTNVYLEGSPLLMSDSFLKRDAGRHIKRSEKPVPKFFERCGIMRIGFSNKARGYCQIISRQRFITLFVVESGNLIFSGGGKKGVLARGDVLIAPPETDLLQIRAEKTDASILWAHIAPDWLDESRAEISVKKSPSDSETLLALAHAYECELFRGRQSPSVLANTAQSITEIMRRIACGSPSPDAKAGKIETELAKISAGKARFRSAAATAKSLAVSPDTLEKFCRLKYSLSFAKLSLKLRLDGAMQMLKNGAGVAETSKKFGYANQYAFSRAFKRHFGTTPSAARREKG